In the Brachyhypopomus gauderio isolate BG-103 chromosome 4, BGAUD_0.2, whole genome shotgun sequence genome, one interval contains:
- the LOC143512689 gene encoding uncharacterized protein LOC143512689 → MMWWCRRLWLLLTAVFLLRTADGLVVRNKRVPLSLYGATVSGSVAQHQGVHDLPYVTKTAGSAPSVAGMQSRSVLPQQVSDPSWTQVVQSSCGSSDQMVLPGSETASGSAGIYQSVFQSGQQVPGHVTQAQLPGSSGNVETHFQGQGSKSVLGNPQVSSNLFQQGALHQGSSDSLATVSSAQGFPSWSTGSKGHATSVQSAPNNQGVYWTLTSGQSTYLPPENPQPPTHVPSQPQSYPQFLLPSDSQTVGVSASTSQQGSSGGQYQSSSWSASPVMKSRLLLLSSPSSPMHSSVTSTSPQSAQVGGSTSHVAYPSQVASTQLTSSLQSAQVGGSTSHIAYPSQVASTQLTSSLQSAPGISSTSQQSGDVPPKSSYYPPLYSQGGSTWQTSNQNQAQMQSSGVGSGLTSTSQQSASSGYGTQPSWPVLQPAHSQMHSVGVTSPTRWSASDAAQSGSNNVLPSQVVSTWQTSSFQSALQTAQAQMKGSSVGSGVTTATSQQSSSDVPQNGGYGSLYSKGAGTWQVSSHNQPSVQTAQAQMEGSTVASVSSGFISAGQPSARDAVPQSSTTTYGAHPSQVASTWQTSSQNQASAQTQMEDSSVSACVTSTSQQSASDSAQGSNSYYGSLPSQATGTGQWSAHQAVLHTAQKQGTPNQPGPHTASSNQHSPVAQIPSSGVSKGLVGGNSGQSGEDAVTWAVVKQPASAVAFGRDQQSSGVWLSTSGSPSSTSYSSSQDTPGPSSFQQIKSQLPSTQFSGMVRH, encoded by the exons ATGATGTGGTGGTGCAGAAG GCTTTGGTTACTCCTCACTGCTGTGTTTCTGTTGAGGACTGCAGATGGGCTTGTAG TGAGGAATAAAAGGGTGCCACTGTCCTTGTATGGTGCAACGGTGTCTGGTTCTGTGGCTCAACACCAAGGAGTCCACGACCTTCCTTATGTGACCAAGACCGCAGGCTCTGCTCCCAGTGTTGCAGGCATGCAAAGTAGATCTGTGCTGCCTCAGCAAGTCTCGGACCCCAGTTGGACTCAGGTTGTACAGTCAAGTTGTGGTTCCAGTGATCAAATGGTTTTGCCAGGATCTGAGACTGCAAGTGGCTCTGCTGGGATTTACCAGTCTGTGTTCCAAAGTGGCCAGCAAGTCCCTGGACATGTAACCCAAGCCCAGCTGCCAGGTTCCTCTGGCAATGTTGAAACTCATTTTCAGGGACAGGGCTCCAAGAGTGTCCTTGGCAACCCCCAGGTTTCTAGCAACCTTTTTCAACAAGGTGCTCTGCATCAGGGGTCTTCTGACAGCTTGGCCACTGTATCCAGTGCTCAAGGTTTCCCAAGTTGGTCTACTGGTTCTAAGGGACATGCTACATCTGTACAGTCTGCTCCTAACAACCAGGGAGTATATTGGACACTGACCTCAGGCCAGTCAACATACCTTCCTCCAGAGAATCCTCAGCCTCCTACCCATGTCCCTTCTCAACCTCAAAGCTACCCACAATTCCTGCTTCCTTCTGACTCCCAGACTGTAGGTGTATCTGCTTCAACCTCTCAGCAAGGCAGCTCTGGTGGTCAGTACCAGAGTTCCAGCTGGTCTGCTTCACCAGTCATGAAATCAAGACTCCTTCTTTTGTCTAGCCCCAGCTCCCCTATGCATTCCAGTGTAACTTCTACTAGCCCCCAGTCTGCACAAGTAGGTGGCAGCACCTCCCATGTTGCCTACCCTTCTCAGGTTGCAAGTACACAGCTGACCTCTAGCCTCCAGTCTGCACAAGTAGGTGGCAGCACCTCCCATATTGCCTACCCTTCTCAGGTTGCAAGTACACAGCTGACATCTAGCCTCCAGTCTGCACCTGGTATAAGCTCAACCAGCCAGCAGTCTGGGGATGTTCCACCAAAAAGTAGCTACTATCCACCTTTGTATTCCCAGGGTGGGAGCACATGGCAGACGTCTAACCAGAACCAGGCCCAGATGCAGAGTTCTGGTGTAGGTTCTGGCTTGACCTCCACTAGCCAACAGTCTGCCAGCAGCGGCTATGGTACCCAACCTTCTTGGCCTGTACTGCAACCTGCCCATTCCCAGATGCATAGTGTTGGTGTGACCTCCCCCACACGGTGGTCTGCTAGTGATGCTGCACAAAGCGGTAGCAACAATGTTCTGCCATCCCAGGTTGTAAGCACATGGCAGACATCTAGCTTCCAGTCTGCACTGCAGACTGCCCAGGCCCAGATgaagggttccagtgtggggtCTGGTGTGACAACCGCCACCAGCCAGCAGTCTTCCAGTGACGTGCCACAAAACGGTGGGTATGGATCTCTGTATTCCAAGGGTGCAGGGACATGGCAGGTTTCTAGCCATAACCAGCCTTCAGTACAGACTGCCCAGGCCCAGATGGAGGGTTCCACTGTCGCCAGCGTGAGTTCTGGCTTTATTTCAGCCGGCCAACCATCTGCTAGGGATGCAGTACCCCAAAGCAGCACCACCACCTATGGTGCCCACCCTTCTCAGGTTGCAAGCACATGGCAGACATCTAGCCAGAACCAGGCTTCAGCCCAGACCCAGATGGAGGATTCCAGTGTGAGTGCTTGTGTGACCTCCACTAGCCAGCAGTCTGCTAGTGACTCTGCACAAGGGAGCAACAGCTACTACGGATCTCTGCCATCCCAGGCTACAGGTACAGGCCAGTGGTCTGCCCACCAGGCTGTGTTGCACACTGCCCAGAAGCAGGGTACCCCTAACCAACCAGGACCCCACACTGCATCATCCAATCAACATAGCCCAGTTGCCCAGATCCCATCTAGTGGGGTGTCCAAAGGACTTGTTGGTGGCAACTCTGGTCAGTCGGGAGAGGATGCTGTGACATGGGCAGTCGTGAAGCAACCAGCATCTGCTGTGGCTTTTGGCAGGGACCAACAATCCTCTGGTGTGTGGTTGAGCACTAGTGGATCTCCTTCCTCAACCAGCTACAGCTCTTCTCAGGACACGCCTGGTCCTTCCTCCTTCCAGCAGATTAAATCCCAGTTGCCTTCTACCCAGTTCAGTGGGATGGTGAGGCACTAG